The Aptenodytes patagonicus chromosome 22, bAptPat1.pri.cur, whole genome shotgun sequence genome contains the following window.
GCCGGACACGCACCCTGTGCTGAGGCTGTTAATTAGAAATTCCTcaacttaaaataaacaaattcaacagaaaaaaaaacttcaagcaattctattttattgcatttttttctgaacgGGCGGCAGTGTCAGCAGCAGCCTTCTGGCTGATTATTCTGGGAATCTGCATCATGAAACTTGTTCCCTTTGCCCTGGCTTCTCAGAGGGGCCTCCGAAATGTCAGATTTGAATACAGCCTTGCATGGCCATCACTATTTCTTTTGTGGTTGAGTAACGCACCGGCTCAGAGCCCAGGCTTCAGCCTGTACAGAATGGCTCGCAGGGCAGTCCCAGAGGCCATGGCATTATCACACTAACGATTTCAGAGTAGAAACCCGCAGCGGGGACGTGCGGGAAatcccccagcagcaccaggggtGCTGCAGCATCTCTCGCGGCACCGGGGATGACCCGCCATCACATGCCGTCACGTGCGGCATCGCCGGCCGCGGCACATGCTTATCTGTGTGTTGGGGGGTAGAAAAGAAAGCCCGGGATTTCTCAACCTGCAGCATGAGTTGCTCTGCACCATGCAAAAAACCATCCCAAAACTCCACCACATGAGTGACCCAGCCTGATGTTTGGCTTCAGGCCGAGGGCCTGATGCTGCTGTGGAAAGTGAGCGAAGTTGCCTCTGTAATTCACCCCGACAGTCATGTTATGCTCCTGAGCAGCTGGTTTGCATTATCTGATTTCTCAAACCATGATAACTAGTTTCTGTGTTATGACCATTCATAACTATAAATAGTTTGTATTTGTATTATTGGTCAGGGTGTTGATGCTAAATCATGACAAAGACAATATTCACCAGAAGATCCACACACCCCAGTAATACcaaaactagaaaaaagaaactcATCAAAACAGCACTTGTGAAATGACCTGTTCAAGACAGGATTTGCTCAAAATTGCCTCTATAGgatgctcaaaaaaaaaaggcagtgcaaGGGATATTTGGGTAAGTCAAGAtcgttggaggccatcttgggcacagcgatcatgaaatgatagagtttttgattcttggagaagtaaggaggggggtcagcagaactgctcccttggacttccagagggcagactttggcctgtttaggagactggttgacagagtcccttaggaggcagtcctgaagggcaaaggagtccaggaaggctggacattcttcaagaaggaaatcttcaaggtgcaggagcaggccatccccatgtgccgaaagacgagccggtggggaagaagaccagcctggctgaacagagagagctttggctggaactcaggaaaaaaaggagggtttgtgacctttggaagaaggggcaggcaactcaggaggactacaaggatgtcgtgaggttatgcagggagaaaattagatgggccaaagcccaactagaacttaatctggctactgctgtaaaagacaataaaaaaatgtttctataaatacattcacaacaaaaggagggctaaggagaatctccatcctttattggatgcagggggaaacagtgacaacggacgaggaaaaggctgaggtacttaatgccttctttgcctcagtctttaatagtaagaccagttgttctccaggtatccagccccctgagctggaagacagggacggggagcagaatgaagcccccataatccaaggggaaatggttagcgacgctacaccacttagacacatgCAAGTCTATAGGGCCAGATGGGATGCACCCAaaggtactgagggagctggcagaagtgctcaccaagccactttccatcatttatcagcagtccaggctaacgggggaggtcccagttgactggaagttagcaaatgtgatgcccatctacaagaagggcaggaaggaggacccagggaactacagacctgtcagtctgacctcggagCCGGGGaatgttatggagcagatcatcttgagtgccatcacacggcatgtacgggacaaccaggtgatcaggaccagtcagcatgggtttatgaaaggcaggtcctgcttgactaacctgacctccttctatgacaaggtgacccgcttagtggatgagggaaaggctgtggatgtggtctacccagactttagtaaagtctttgacaccatttcccacaacattctcttggagaaactggctgctcgtggcttggacaggcatatTCTtcgctggataaaaaactggctgaacggccgagcccagagagttgtggtgaatggagttaaatccaggcggcggccagtcatgagcggtgttccccagggctcagttttggggccagttctgtttaatatcattatcaacgatctggacgaggggatcgagtgcaccctcagtcagtttgcagacgacaccaagttgggcgggagcgttgatctgctcgagggtaggaaggctctgcagagggacctggacaggctggatcgatgggcccaggccaactgtatgaggttcaacaaggccaagtgccgggtcctgcacttcggccacaacaaccccatgcagcgctacaggcttggggaagagtggctggaaagctgcctgtcggaaaaggacctgggggtgctggtcgacagccggctgaacatgagccggcagtgtgcccaggcggccaagaaggccaatggcatcctggcctgtatcagcaatacaagtgtggccagcaggagtagggaagggatcgtgtccctgtactcggccctggtgaggccgcacctcgaatactgtgttcagttttgggcccctcactacaagaaggacgtcgaggtgctggagcgtgtccagagaagggcaacgaggctggtgaagggtctagagcacaagtcttatgaggagcagctgagggaactgggactgtttagcctggagaagaggaggctgaggggagacctcatcgctctctacaaccacctgaaaggaggttgtagcgaggtgggggtcggtctcttctcccaagtaacaagcgacaggacgagaggaaacggcctcaagttgtgccaggggaggtttagattggacgtgaggaaaaatgtctttactgaaagagtggttaaacattggaagaggctgcccagggaagtggtggagtcaccatcactggaagtatttaaaagacgtgtagatgtggtgcttaaggacatggtttagtggtggactgggtagttaacggttggactcgatgatcttaaaggtcttttccaacctaaacaattctatgattctatgattctaagatggaCCATATATTTGACCAATTTTGCATACTTTTACCTTCTTGGCTTACCTGCAAACATACTGCGTTCTTCTGAGAAAACCTCGTTCATCCTCCCTGCTCGCTCGGAGCACACGCTCCCCACTCCCTGAAATGCCAGTGCCAAGATCTCATCGGTCTCTATTAGGACAGAAAGAGGACATTGCTGTGAGCATTGGAAAATCCCCGCCAACAGCTTATTtcaggagaaaagagaagaaaggtaataACACCTCCGTTTGTAACTGCTCCCCTGCCGAGCAGGAAATAGCCTCACATGGACGAGGGCAGCATCATTCACCTGGCAGATGGCCTGACGCCGCGTCAATGGGCTCGTTAGAAGACCCAGCGACAAGAACGTATTGCAGCAGCACCAACCTCACCCACAACTCTGCACAACCGTCACAGACTAACTTAAAATGGCAAAGTACATGcaacctgggggaaaaaaagcacagctcGCTCTTCTAGGTTGGCAGAGAGCACCCTGAAATCCCAGGGCAGGATATTAAATAGGGATGTTATTCTTTATCTGCCTTATAGACTGCAGCAGATTTCCAAATATTGGGAGTTTTATGTATGCAATTAAAAAAGTGCAAGTATTTCTCAGTTAATCACCAAAACACTGAATCTACAGATGGGAGGAAGTCTCCATTACTTGATGCTTTTAGGTGACGATTCCAGCTTGATTTAGATCAAATGGGACGTCTGGTCCTGCTAAGAACTTCTTATGTAAAGCTCTCTCTCTGTCATATTAGAAGTCACATTAGAGGTCACAATAACGTCTTCTATTCATGATTAGTAACTTATTTCTGGACACTTAGATGTTACAAGACAAAAGAATGACATTGGTTAAATTTCCAAAGAGTAATTTGGGATTTACCTGTTGAGGTCGATATGAGTCACATTGCAAATTCCGACAAGGGTGCTAGAAAGCAGGTTTccagaagtgaaaaatcaaacGTCATGCCTTGCcagcaaaaaaattctttaaaaaaaaaaaaaaaggcagtccaTTTTATGCTTCGCCCATCAGGAACTGTTAGTCATCAGCGACGGGGCTGCTGAGAGCGCAAATGCCATTGCTTTAAAACTACTCTTCACACAAGGTGAATAAAAGGCCACCAAGTCTCTGCTTCCCCCAGAGCGTCACTGACAGCAGATCTCCCGAACCTGAAGGGATGAGAAATGGGgaatttttgaaaaagaaagagagaaccaCACCATTATGATAGCCTGGAAACCTAGGGGATCCTCCAATCTATAGCTAGAATAGATAGTGCATAAAATACACAACATTCCTTTGTCCGAAAGCAATGATGGAGACCaagaaggcaaaaaaatgtaaaaatttgcCCACATAAAAGCTTCCCAACATAAGAAAAGCTACACACGTAGGCAGCCCCTTTAATAAGAAGTGTCAGATGCCACCCTGCTCCGGAGGACGGGACCTCTGAAGACCACCGAGCCCAAGCCCTGCCTGTGCAGGGTCAGCCAgtgccggttgcccaggaccacatccaggAGAAACCTTTCCGCATGCCACGCTGTGGGGGAAAAGCGTTTGCCTAAATGCctctgttttgctgcagaaatgcaactctgctgtcctgctgAGTATTTCTTGTGAACATGCATCTCTTAGAAGTTTGTGGGAGGTGGGGTAAAAGTGTATGAATGGCTTTTGAGTAACACACTTTCCTTCCGGAAATGATCTTCTTGGCAAACATGAAAGCTGTTTCCTAAAGGTTTAGAAATACACCCACGTCCCCCGGACACTCTTTAGGAAAAGGTGCTTTATTCATTCATGCAATCACTTCGTAGTACTGCAGAGTCAATGCATTTCCACAGCAGTAAGCAAGAGTGAGTCAGAGCGAAACTGCACCGTCAAGATCTCTGACACGGCAAAGGAAATACAGGTAAACACAGCAGAATATCATCCGTGCGCAGGCCAGAGTTTCCTTTGTGGAATGGACACATCTGGCTTACGctcataccaaaaaaaaaaaaatacaaaccaggtTCCAAAACAGGGAGGAGGGAATTGCACAAGACTGAGAACCTCTCTGCACGCTCAGGGTGGCGAACTGAAATGACTTCATGGAGACCCACAGATTGCTCAAAATAAGGCAACTTTGGAAACAAGCGCTCAGCTCCttggcaggaaggaaggagggctCCCGGCGCCGTGCCGCTgctgcaccagctcctgctgATGGCAGAGGAGATTCCCGTGTGCCACAAGACCCTTTGCTTTGCATCCCACAAAAATATAAGCACCTAAACCTACAGCTGAGGCTGAGAGTGACCCTTCCGTTGCAGGGGACCCGATTTGCAGAGAAGTGCCTGGGACCGCATCCTTCACCGAAGGGAGCGGGTTTAGCTCCGGGCTTCGGTCCAGGGCCAGGCTGCCCGCAGACCCGCTCCAGGACACTGTCTCCTGACAGCATTGCACCCACTGCCCTTACCACATCAGTTTCAATGCCCTGATGGAACTTAAGCAGCTGTCCACGTCTTGGCAGTGAAGCTTTATTGACGCCTGGCAGATTCGAGTTAAtccaaaataagcaaaaaatctCCCAGGGTGGGAGCCaagggggaaagcagagaaaggtGTGATCCTACCCACGGAAATGGGTTGAGTTTAAAACTACTCGGTTTTGTCTGAGCCATCTGCTGCTGCTCGCTCTTCTCCCTTCTCATAGCTTCTGCTGGCAGTCGAGGGGAGAAACCGCACGGCTGCGTtagagcaggggaagaaaaatgggTCACCAAATACATGACACAGGCTGTGATTCAGATAAAGCTAGTGTGCCTGCAGTGATTCACTGGGAGCAGGCTTCCTCATCTCCTCTGGAAGAGGCAACAtcaacaacaaaaggaaaacaaatcagaACACAAAATCCCACATTGTCTCTACCTCAACACCTCCAATTACTAATGTGTCATCCCCTTTACTCTTACTCATACATACGTACATGTCATTCCTCTCTTTTgctcctaaaaataataataaaaaagaaaatctaaacatACAGTGACAAACaatactttgtatttttccagcattttttttgcaACAAGTTCCTTCGCAGAGGTTTGCAAATTCAACTTAAAAGAGGTTCAGAGCGGTGAAGGAAATGAGAATTGAAGTGATTTGTCCAAAGCAATGTATCGGAGGCAGGCTGGGAAGAACGcattatttcaaaataacacGGGAGCTTTCAAAGAAAACCCTCTGATTTCAGAAAGGCCAAATTCATCTCCACTTTCTCTTTCTTGGATAACGGATTCCCAAATTCGTCAGTGAAATCTTTATCACAAGGAAGCAGGGGGGTgtgtgtatacaaatatatatatagaaagagagcatgaaagagaggaaagcagaaacaaGAAAGACGTCAGAGGAATTATCTTCAGCTCTGAAATGGTAATTTTATCGGAGCTGGAACAATAAGTCTCAGTTAACACAGTACACCCAGTTCGTAGAGCCAGCACTGGGTTGCTTGGATGGGGTTAATGTCCATTTCTAGGAAACGAAATAGGATTAAAGAGCCAGAAACACAACTATTCATGACCTGCTTATATACTTTAACACCACACACCAATGTTAAAATAGTGTCTCCCGTGGCACAAACCCTGCTCCCACCCAATGCCGTGGGTAAGCAGCCAGGCAGCCGTGCACAAGCCCTGGGGGACCTGAGCAGCAACGCATCCCAGTCGGGCCGGGCTCCTCCACCGCATCCCGGCACATCACAGAACTAACCCCGTTAGCATCCAGACATACCGCCGGCTGAAGTTTGGGAGCATAGTCTTTGAGCTTGCTGAAGGCAGTGAAAATTCACATCGACTTCAGCAGACATATGcattaactgaaaaacaaaaataaaaattaaggttcAAGATTGTTATGTGCATTTGCAGTATAGCATTAGAATGCCAAAGGATGTGACAGTGTATTTGTGCAGGTTCATTAAAAACAATGCAGCTGAATTATGCATGGTGCTGGGGATCCTAAGTGCAGGTTTGATACAGAGTTTAAAcatagaaacacttttttcccccctaacaaTAGGGcattcatctaaaaataaaaagtaactgtGAGAATGCAGAAGTAACCTCACACAGCACCTTTTCTTCTTCACATTATATCTGAAGCTTTCCTCTTTAGCCACATTTAAATTTACAAGAagcaagcaatgaaaaaaaaaaatgcagagtctAAGCACAAAAGATTTGATGGGGtgtgaggagaggaggggggtcAAGAGAACAGGAAACCCAAGTTGACGGGAAACCCAAGTGACATTTGGTTTTAATGAATGACTTAAAACCCCAATATTGCTCGCCAGGAAATGGGGAGAGGAAACTGAGCGATGTTTTGAGAGTATAAATTAGGGGCTCCATCAAGGTGAAGGCTGCAGATCTGCTTTTTACCCTCCTCTGAAATTCATCCAAGAGCTGGACCACGAGGCAAGCGGCTCATTTTCACAGCATGCAAACCTGCTCAGCCCTGGTCTtgctgctcctggctgccagcaccctgcctgccagGTGCTCGCCCACCGAGCCCAGCTGCCTCCACTTCTCGGAGCTCCTGCCTGCAAAGCTCAAAGAGCTGAGGATCAAGTTTGAGGAAATTAAGGATTATTTTGTAAGTATAACGCTGCTAGTCTCTCCtccttcttgttttgctttttttttttttgcaaagttcaGTGATTTGGATAAGGGGGAAGACAGCTTCCTCCCAGCAGAAATGATTTGGTCGTGTGTTGTGTTACAGGCTGACAGGGGTGAGCAAAAGAAGTTCAGTTTCATTGCTCACTGAGAGACAACACGCAAGGGTTTTCTTCCTAGTTTTCATTACAATGAACTCAAGAGATTTCATAATGAATCTTTGTGAACTTTACTAGCCAGACTTCCCCCTAAATGTTGCAGAACAAATTATTCACTGAATTAATGGGAAGGAAATAGTCCCTTCTTCAGGGCAACGAGGTCCAGCCTCGCTGAAGTCAACGCTAGATGAAAAGGGAAATCTTTTGCTACagactttttctttgaaagaaccACAAAAGCCTGAACATGGTATTTTATGACTGGAGAAACGCTACAGTAACTAGCACTTGCTGCGGTGCCTGTAAAATGTCACTGCTTTGCATTGCAGCTAATGAGAGCCTCAGGGTTGCTGAGAAAGCAGTACAAGATACACTCAGAGCATTTGTCATTGCATCAGTACTGATGGAGATGGTTGGTCACGTCTGTGTTACCATTTTAGTTAATGTCAGTGTGTTTTAGCAATAAAACAAGATAATTCTCCAGATTAAATCTCAGGCTAACGTCATGACTTGCATTTATTATCAAATGAACGCAGTCAAGACTTTAGATTTAAAGCTTGCTGTAAATCTCCCAGTTAAGGTTGGGAAGGAATATTTTTAACCTCTCAGGGAAGCTTGGTACCTTGGTGCCATGGGGTGATGCTTTGGCTGGTGCCAGCCCACCCCgctgctgcagctctctggtCTTCCAGAGCTGACGGTGCAACAGAGGCACCACAAGAACAAACACCCTCTGCAGATCCCTTTTCCCTATTGCCTGGAGACTCACAGAGATAacaaaaacggggggggggggggggggggggaattaaaccCTCCTGCCCTGGCAAGCCTGTGGGCAGACAGGCTGGGGTGGATACCTCACCTTCAGGGGCTGCCATAACTTTGACACCCATCGTGTCGGCGGTGAGGTTTGCATCAGCACTCTTACATAAACACCCTCTGCAGCTGAGGCGAGCGTGCGGTGCTGGCAGCGGCGGGAGGAGTTTCACATTAACGAAATCGATGGTACTGAAGTTTGTGATTTCATTATCTTGCTGTCTTGACCTAACAGTAGTTCCACTGCAAGATTACGGACCAAAGAAGGGGTGACTGTTGTATCTGGTGTTACTGTGCTATGCACACAAGTGTGCTGGCTGCTCTTTGTCTTCGCTGCAGTGAGACCATAAATGCAAACAAGGAAAACGATCATTCGGTAGGACAAAGGGAAAAATAGTGTTGACTGCCTCTCTAAGTAAAGCTCATGTTTCCATTGCATCCTTCTACAGCAATCAAAAGATGATGAACTTAGCATCCAGTTGCTCAGCTCCGAACTGCTGGATGAATTTAAGGTAAGAATTATAATTATTATCTAAGTCCCTTATCCTTCGGCCAGTGTTTTGTAAGAAAGGAAGCCGATTATAAATTGGGGCATTTTCAGTGTCAGACAAGGACAGTTCTCCAGCCAAGCAGTAACACATGTGTCTGCAGCAAGGCTGACGCGTGGCTCCCCCCACATCGAGCAGTGCTAACATGCTGCGAGCGCTCTGACCACCAccaagattttgatttttaaaaacactcaCACATCGGTGCTGGTGGCCGGCCCCAATGTGGTTACCTCCTCTCGCCCCAGGGGAGCTTCGGCTGCCAGTCGGTGTCGGAGATGATGCGGTTCTACACAGAGGAGGTCCTGCCCAGCGCCATGAGGACCAGCACGCACCACCAGCAGAGCATGGGTGACCTGGGCAACCTGCTGCTGAGCCTGAAGGCAACGATGAGGCGCTGTGTGAGTGGGGCTCAGCATCATGGGGGGGGGGTGAAATCAGTGCTCCGGCAAGGCAGGGCCAGTCCCAGACCAGCAGCAGGGTGGGGAGCGGGTGCTGGGTCTTCCCAGGAGCAGGAGCACGGGTGTCGGGATGGTGCAGCGGAGCAAGGCTCCGGGCAGGCACCCCATAAGGATGGGGTTTCTCGTAGTCCCTGCTCTCCAGGCTTTCATCAGTTAAATACTGATGATTCAGAGGCTCTGTTCAGGAGCACCACTTATTTGCAGCCAACCCCACCCAACTCAGTCTGCTGAAGAGATAAGGGGAGGGTGGGCGGAGGGTCCATCCTTTACCTGGGCGCCGGAGCAGCGGAGCAGCGTGGCTCTGCGACGATGCCTCCCGAAACCACCCCCGGTGCAGCCATGACCCCATCACCTGCCACAGGCTGAGTCAGATGGGGTGAACCCTGCCCTAGGCAGAGAGCACCGTGGTGCTGCCCTcgcccagccccggggccggTGGCaacgggcacagggctgggaaagGGCTCGGGGTCCGTGCTCGGGTCGTGCCGTGCTCGTTTCACCAGTGTACGGTGCAAAGCAGCCGCAGTTGGTGCCCCGGAGAACCCCATGGCCACAcgtggggaaggggaaggtggaGACTGGCGTGGCGG
Protein-coding sequences here:
- the IL10 gene encoding interleukin-10; its protein translation is MQTCSALVLLLLAASTLPARCSPTEPSCLHFSELLPAKLKELRIKFEEIKDYFQSKDDELSIQLLSSELLDEFKGSFGCQSVSEMMRFYTEEVLPSAMRTSTHHQQSMGDLGNLLLSLKATMRRCHRFFMCEKRSKTIKHIKETFNKMNENGIYKAMGEFDIFINYIEEYLLMQRRK